The Dioscorea cayenensis subsp. rotundata cultivar TDr96_F1 chromosome 19, TDr96_F1_v2_PseudoChromosome.rev07_lg8_w22 25.fasta, whole genome shotgun sequence genome includes a window with the following:
- the LOC120250021 gene encoding F-box protein At4g18380-like, which produces MQPRVRIHADPSPDLDEFDRLPDSLVLLILNKVADVRSLGRCAAVSRRFNMLVPLVHDIYVKIDRVVTVDGDSDEGLNPSSPKPRNLFSHFLKLMLFTLLKPFNHLRNTNGGNKPLFPQLSHHSPAQVLKNFTHVRNLRIELPAGDVGTEDGVLLKWRAEFGSTLQNCVILGGTRIDCNPTSDLEPSVEDNGSIPESFYTNGGLKLRVVWTISSMIAASTRHYLLHPVIKDHPTLRSLVLIDADGQGTLSMGVDQLKDFREKPLSASASSNRTQIPASSMKLRYAPYLELPGGMGVQGATLVVIKPSSEGSNGNNISRKDTDAFVFGAFDGPFNSAVKALMKRRTYLLEMNGF; this is translated from the coding sequence ATGCAACCCAGAGTGCGAATTCATGCTGACCCTTCCCCAGACCTTGACGAGTTTGATCGATTACCCGACTCCTTGGTTCTTCTAATTTTGAACAAGGTAGCTGATGTTCGCTCTCTTGGCCGATGTGCCGCTGTCTCAAGGCGTTTTAACATGCTTGTGCCTCTTGTCCATGACATTTATGTTAAAATCGACCGGGTTGTTACTGTTGATGGTGATTCGGATGAGGGGCTGAATCCATCTTCTCCAAAACCCCGGAACCTCTTTTCCCACTTCCTAAAACTTATGCTCTTCACTCTTCTTAAACCCTTCAATCACCTTCGTAACACCAACGGTGGGAACAAGCCTCTCTTTCCACAGCTCTCCCATCACTCTCCTGCACAAGTGCTTAAGAATTTCACCCATGTCCGCAATCTTAGAATAGAGCTTCCTGCTGGTGATGTTGGAACAGAAGACGGAGTACTTTTAAAATGGAGAGCAGAGTTTGGGAGCACTCTTCAGAACTGTGTGATCTTGGGTGGTACCCGGATTGACTGCAACCCTACAAGTGATCTGGAGCCTTCTGTAGAAGATAATGGGAGCATACCGGAATCATTTTACACTAACGGAGGGCTGAAGCTGCGAGTAGTCTGGACTATTAGTTCAATGATTGCTGCCTCAACGAGGCATTATCTTTTGCACCCTGTAATTAAGGACCACCCTACTCTTAGGAGCCTGGTATTGATTGATGCAGATGGACAAGGGACTCTGAGCATGGGTGTGGATCAGCTGAAGGATTTCAGGGAGAAGCCATTATCAGCCTCAGCATCATCGAACAGGACTCAAATTCCAGCATCAAGTATGAAGTTAAGGTATGCTCCATACTTGGAACTTCCCGGTGGCATGGGCGTGCAAGGTGCTACGCTTGTGGTGATCAAGCCCTCAAGCGAGGGCAGCAATGGAAATAACATTAGTCGGAAGGATACCgatgcttttgtttttggagCATTTGATGGGCCTTTCAATTCTGCAGTTAAGGCACTCATGAAGCGTCGGACTTATCTCTTGGAAATGAATGGTTTCTAG